The following coding sequences are from one Coffea arabica cultivar ET-39 chromosome 11e, Coffea Arabica ET-39 HiFi, whole genome shotgun sequence window:
- the LOC140021122 gene encoding uncharacterized protein, with the protein MQNKKKGGGRTAGSTPKASRLQKKVSDNVLVQAEKVAELITSSTRKQKTARKLPENTELFAAATNLDTTLGLVNDDNFTACLGHDDKKKGFDDVAVHQVVDTIFSPGFHISRSIGGEIANADFFKFFQHGGQHFQDHGKENLQVDLLNAHVIQGKSFDQDALTSMNLTCPDFGGALPSEISSVYLSMKNSNLECVDEYNQEQLSADICYDDEEVEDFDDFDPYFFVKNLPDLHSVVPKFRPMLLPKQTRSCPSTTLVLDLDETLVHSTLEPCDDADFTFSVDFNLKKHTVYVRCRPHLRDFMDRVSGLFEIIIFTASQSIYAEQLLNVLDPKRKIFRHRVFRESCVLVDGNYLKDLSVLGRDLAHVIIIDNSPQAFGFQIDNGIPIESWFDDRSDTELISLLPFLESLVAVDDVRPLIAEKFNLREKIAAAVCPLNSNRGDPLER; encoded by the exons atgcaaaacaagaagaaaggtGGTGGACGAACTGCTGGCTCCACTCCAAAAGCTTCAAGACTCCAGAAAAAGGTATCTGACAACGTGCTGGTTCAAGCAGAGAAAGTTGCAGAGCTAATTACTTCTTCTACAAGGAAGCAAAAAACTG CTAGAAAGCTCCCGGAAAACACAGAGTTGTTTGCTGCTGCAACAAATTTGGATACTACACTAGGTTTGGTGAATGATGACAATTTCACTGCTTGTTTAGGCCATGATGACAAGAAAAAG GGTTTTGATGATGTAGCAGTTCATCAAGTGGTTGATACTATATTTTCTCCTGGCTTCCATATTTCAAGAAGCATTGGAGGGGAAATTGCAAATGCAG ActtcttcaagtttttccagCATGGAGGACAGCATTTCCAGGACCATGGGAAAGAAAACCTGCAGGTTGATTTGCTAAATGCACATGTGATTCAAGGGAAGAGTTTTGATCAGGATGCACTCACTTCAATGAATCTTACTTGCCCAG ACTTTGGAGGTGCTCTACCATCAGAAATTTCTTCAGTTTATCTTTCcatgaaaaattcaaatttggaaTGTGTTGATGAATATAATCAAGAACAGTTGTCTGCCGATATATGTTATGATGATGAGGAAGTTGAAGACTTTGATGACTTTGATCCATACTTTTTTGTAAAGAATTTGCCAGACCTGCATTCTGTTGTCCCAAAATTTCGGCCTATGCTATTGCCCAAGCAGACACGGAGTTGCCCTTCAACCACTCTTGTGTTAGACTTGGATG AGACCTTGGTGCACTCCACACTTGAACCTTGTGATGATGCAGATTTTACCTTTTCTGTTGATTTCAACCTGAAGAAGCATACTGTCTATGTTAGGTGCCGTCCTcatctaagagatttcatggaTAGGGTATCGGGCCTTTTTGAAAttatcattttcacagccaGCCAGAGCATTTATGCTGAGCAGCTTCTGAACGTACTAGACCCAAAGAGGAAAATATTTCGCCACCGTGTTTTCCGTGAGTCCTGTGTGCTTGTTGATGGAAATTATCTCAAAGATCTGTCAGTTCTTGGGCGTGACTTAGCACATGTGATTATTATTGATAACTCTCCCCAG gCATTTGGGTTTCAGATAGACAATGGAATACCAATAGAGAGCTGGTTTGATGATCGTTCTGATACAGAGTTAATTTCATTGCTTCCATTCTTGGAAAGTTTAGTTGCAGTTGACGATGTAAGGCCATTGATTGCTGAGAAATTCAACCTTAGAGAGAAAATAGCTGCAGCAGTTTGTCCTTTAAACTCGAATAGAGGAGACCCACTTGAAAGATGA
- the LOC140021124 gene encoding F-box protein At1g67340-like translates to MRTRRGLCYPRVVVVNHHTNNNTNTNTNTSSSSSMAKAAVKRRRDGGEGTTNGRKKIKLSSSSSSSSSLSWCFTGRQQERGGGRVAVLNGGGDCDFFDALPDDLLVSILCKLSSTATCPSDFINALITCKRLNGLGLHSMVLSKASQKMLAVKANNWSDSAHRFLKLCADSGNVEACYTLGMIRFYCLQNRGSGASLMAKAAISSHAPALYSLSVIQFNGSGGSKTDKDLRAGVALCARAAFLGHIDALRELGHCLQDGYGVKQNVSEGRRFLVQANARELAAVLSTSPSASALTSSNWLTWNPLSHHRHSPGSGGCPLLSDFGCNVPAPEAHPASRFLTEWFAARGGSPGPGLRLCSHSGCGRPETRRHEFRRCSVCGAVNYCSRACQALDWKMRHKAECAPVERWLDEDGENEGNGNGNGNDNGDGVVNGGGNQVYDNDDDVVMAES, encoded by the exons ATGAGAACGAGAAGGGGGCTTTGTTATCCCAGAGTTGTTGTTGTGAATCACCATActaataataatactaatacAAATACTAATactagcagcagcagcagcatggCCAAAGCGGCGGTCAAGAGGAGAAGAGACGGTGGAGAAGGAACCACCAATGGTCGAAAGAAGATCAAGTTGTCTTCGTCGTCGTCCTCCTCCTCCTCGTTGTCGTGGTGCTTTACCGGACGACAACAAGAACGAGGAGGAGGAAGGGTAGCGGTGTTGAATGGTGGAGGAGATTGCGACTTTTTTGATGCTTTACCGGATGATCTACTTGTTTCTATTCTCTGCAAACTCAGCTCCACCGCTACCTGCCCTTCTGATTTTATCAACGCTTTGATCAC ATGCAAGAGACTGAATGGATTAGGGCTTCATTCAATGGTATTATCCAAGGCCTCCCAGAAAATGTTAGCGGTCAAAGCTAATAACTGGTCCGACTCCGCCCACCGCTTCCTCAAACTCTGTGCCGATTCCGGAAACGTCGAAGCTTGCTATACTCTCGGCATG ATTCGGTTCTATTGTTTGCAAAACCGCGGGAGCGGAGCCTCGCTGATGGCCAAGGCTGCCATTAGCTCCCACGCGCCCGCTCTTTACTCCCTCTCCGTCATTCAGTTCAACGGCAGCGGCGGCTCCAAGACCGATAAGGATCTCCGAGCCGGCGTTGCTCTCTGCGCCCGCGCTGCCTTCCTCGGCCACATTGATGCTCTCCGGGAGCTCGGTCACTGCCTCCAGGACGGCTACGGCGTCAAGCAAAACGTTTCCGAGGGCCGCCGGTTTCTTGTCCAAGCCAACGCGCGTGAGCTCGCCGCCGTCCTCTCCACCTCCCCCTCCGCCTCCGCATTAACCTCCAGCAATTGGCTTACCTGGAATCCCCTGTCGCACCACCGCCACTCCCCCGGCTCAGGAGGGTGTCCGCTCTTGAGCGATTTCGGATGTAATGTTCCGGCTCCGGAGGCTCATCCGGCCAGCCGGTTCTTGACGGAGTGGTTTGCAGCTCGGGGCGGGAGTCCGGGTCCGGGTCTAAGACTGTGCTCGCATTCGGGTTGCGGAAGACCCGAGACTCGAAGGCACGAGTTCCGGAGGTGCTCTGTTTGCGGAGCTGTCAACTATTGCTCGCGCGCTTGTCAAGCGCTTGATTGGAAGATGCGGCACAAGGCGGAGTGTGCACCGGTCGAGAGGTGGCTGGATGAGGACGGAGAAAATGAAGGGAACGGCAATGGAAACGGAAATGATAACGGTGACGGGGTGGTCAACGGAGGTGGCAACCAGGTTTatgataatgatgatgatgTGGTGATGGCGGAGAGTTAG
- the LOC113716927 gene encoding REF/SRPP-like protein At1g67360, with product METSDLELKHLGFVRAIASIAVVWLSCLYDYAKQNSGPLKSTVGTVENAVTTVVGPVYGRFKGLPDDLLARLDTKVDNVSKKFDEHAPPVAKKIVNRAKNVVQKGSQVAQDLVQQAQVGGPRAALRHAASLFKNIAVRLLAVLWHRLINRYPPLHGVGGIAIPTVADVSNKYNKFIAKLDGRGYHIFSYFPSVPVEDVAEAYKQVEAAAAKKDVGVTSSETD from the exons ATGGAGACGAGCGATCTAGAACTGAAGCATTTAGGGTTTGTTAGAGCGATAGCGAGCATCGCCGTGGTGTGGCTTTCTTGCTTGTACGACTACGCCAAGCAAAATTCTGGACCCCTGAAATCAACCGTAGGAACTGTGGAGAACGCCGTTACTACCGTCGTAGGCCCTGTTTACGGAAGATTCAAGGGCCTTCCTGACGATCTCCTTGCTCGTCTAGATACAAAG GTTGATAATGTGTCAAAGAAATTTGATGAGCATGCTCCACCGGTGGCCAAGAAGATTGTTAATAGGGCAAAGAATGTAGTCCAGAAGGGTTCACAGGTTGCCCAAGATTTGGTCCAGCAAGCTCAAGTTGGTGGTCCTCGTGCAGCCCTTCGTCATGCTGCTTCACTGTTCAAGAACATTGCTGTGAGGCTATTAGCAGTGTTATGGCATAGACTCATCAATCGCTATCCGCCCCTGCACGGTGTCGGAGGGATAGCTATCCCAACTGTTGCTGATGTGTCCAATAAGTATAACAAATTTATAGCAAAGCTGGATGGTAGGGGTTATCATATCTTCAGCTATTTCCCGTCAGTTCCTGTTGAGGATGTGGCGGAGGCATATAAACAAGTTGAGGCAGCTGCAGCAAAGAAGGATGTTGGGGTTACTTCAAGTGAAACAGACTAG
- the LOC113718894 gene encoding cytochrome P450 78A5 encodes MKSSFWLANLSILVLPVLCFGASYLNTWSRTLCLLVIFPLLPSFLNLCFIPGGFAWRNHHQNLTSTNNRGPICWPFLGLLPQMGSHAHRKLAFLATSLGSARLMPFTLGFNTRLIISSHPDTAREILCGSSFSDRPIKESARTLMFQRAIGFAPSGKYWRHLRRIAANHMFSPKRISNLEGLRQRVADGMIASVRVEMNETSIVELRSILKKGSLINVLESVFGSNLGSEGEKLGSMVEEGYELISEFNWADYIPLKWLDFGGVKKRCHKLAGEVNCLIGRIIKERRREGNVNAKNDFVSVCLSLPEEDQLTDADLVAVLWEMVFRGTDTVAILLEWIMARMVLHQDIQAKAQHEIDTCVGQGRHVQDSDVPNLPYLQAVVKEVLRLHPPGPLLSWSRLAIHDVHVDKFFVPAGTTAMVNMWAITHDPAIWKDPWAFRPDRFMEEDVSIMGSDLRLAPFGSGRRVCPGRMLGLTTVQLWLARLLQQFKWINPAAAPSEQVDLSECLKLSLEMKNRLACRAVNRRY; translated from the exons ATGAAATCCTCCTTTTGGCTGGCCAATCTATCCATCCTAGTCTTACCTGTCCTCTGTTTCGGAGCCAGCTACCTTAACACATGGTCCCGTACCCTGTGCTTACTAGTCATATTTCCACTTCTCCCCTCCTTCCTAAACTTATGCTTCATACCTGGAGGCTTTGCATGGAGAAACCATCATCAAAATCTTACAAGCACAAATAATCGTGGCCCTATTTGCTGGCCCTTCTTGGGGCTCTTACCTCAAATGGGGTCTCATGCTCATCGAAAACTAGCATTTTTAGCTACTTCACTTGGGAGTGCTCGTCTAATGCCCTTCACTCTTGGCTTCAATACTCGTTTGATCATCAGCAGTCACCCCGATACGGCCAGAGAAATTCTTTGTGGGAGTTCATTTTCGGATCGCCCCATAAAAGAATCAGCTCGCACGCTCATGTTCCAACGTGCCATTGGTTTCGCTCCATCAGGGAAGTACTGGCGCCATCTACGCAGGATCGCTGCAAATCATATGTTTTCTCCTAAGAGAATTTCTAATCTTGAGGGCCTTAGACAACGGGTTGCCGATGGAATGATAGCGAGTGTTCGAGTTGAGATGAACGAGACAAGTATAGTGGAGTTGAGGTCGATACTGAAAAAGGGCTCTCTGATTAATGTCTTAGAGAGTGTGTTTGGGAGCAATTTGGGTTCAGAAGGAGAGAAGCTAGGATCAATGGTGGAGGAAGGATATGAACTAATCTCAGAGTTCAATTGGGCTGATTATATTCCTTTGAAATGGTTAGACTTTGGTGGGGTGAAGAAAAGGTGTCACAAATTAGCTGGAGAGGTTAATTGTCTTATAGGTCGGATCAtaaaagaaaggagaagagaGGGAAATGTTAATGCGAAGAATGATTTTGTTAGTGTCTGCCTTTCTTTGCCCGAAGAGGATCAACTTACTGATGCAGACTTGGTGGCAGTCTTGTGG GAAATGGTATTTAGAGGAACAGATACGGTGGCTATCCTTCTGGAATGGATCATGGCCAGGATGGTCCTGCATCAGGACATTCAAGCCAAAGCCCAGCATGAGATTGACACGTGCGTCGGCCAGGGCCGGCACGTGCAAGACTCCGACGTCCCAAATCTTCCCTACCTCCAAGCTGTGGTCAAGGAGGTCCTCCGACTGCACCCTCCCGGCCCATTACTCTCCTGGTCCCGCCTAGCCATCCACGATGTCCACGTGGACAAGTTCTTCGTCCCTGCAGGCACCACAGCCATGGTCAACATGTGGGCTATAACCCATGACCCAGCCATCTGGAAAGACCCGTGGGCATTCCGGCCCGATAGGTTCATGGAGGAGGATGTTTCGATCATGGGGTCGGACTTGAGGCTTGCCCCGTTCGGGTCAGGTCGCCGGGTATGCCCGGGAAGGATGCTGGGGTTGACCACGGTGCAACTATGGCTGGCACGGCTACTTCAACAATTCAAATGGATTAATCCGGCAGCGGCGCCGTCCGAACAAGTTGACCTATCAGAGTGTTTGAAGCTATCTCTTGAAATGAAGAATCGGTTAGCATGTCGTGCAGTCAATCGCCGTTATTAG